One window of the Shewanella khirikhana genome contains the following:
- a CDS encoding HD domain-containing protein — protein sequence MNIKSRRSSDDLAWVHRVVQNELSDLWQFRSLRESFTLELSRDVMTGVKPDGQLVLVQWTLEEMRQVKKVLTVPEVMDEVAVYRHFSIVPAGCESIIVDIWGILGLIHDVALRDFYLAVLLNHELMSQFFIARASRSHHHNHETGLLEHSHEVAVTAAMLCWRYNVGPLSVGVAFIGGLLHDIGKIHLFYNADSRDGITGAHESYNFMVLAEPLEALHRSSPKIFEALSSCLSLKVGRRPESYLPASMVRLCDNLSMEVCHWRTAFTDVPPHHWYAHSAMNDQWYKRLG from the coding sequence ATGAATATCAAATCCAGACGTAGTTCGGATGATTTGGCCTGGGTACACCGTGTAGTACAGAACGAATTGTCAGACCTATGGCAATTCCGCAGCCTACGAGAGTCCTTCACCCTCGAACTTTCTCGCGATGTTATGACGGGGGTAAAGCCTGATGGCCAATTGGTGTTGGTGCAGTGGACTTTGGAAGAAATGCGACAAGTTAAGAAAGTTCTGACAGTCCCAGAGGTGATGGATGAGGTTGCTGTTTATCGTCACTTTTCAATAGTGCCAGCAGGGTGTGAGTCTATTATCGTCGATATCTGGGGGATCTTAGGTCTTATTCATGATGTTGCACTGCGAGATTTCTATTTGGCGGTATTACTCAATCATGAGTTGATGAGTCAGTTCTTTATTGCCCGGGCAAGTCGTAGTCATCATCACAATCATGAAACGGGCTTACTGGAACATAGCCATGAGGTGGCAGTGACGGCCGCGATGCTTTGTTGGCGTTATAATGTAGGTCCTTTGAGCGTTGGAGTAGCGTTTATTGGTGGGCTGCTGCATGACATTGGTAAAATTCACCTCTTTTATAATGCCGACTCACGGGATGGCATTACGGGCGCTCATGAGTCTTACAATTTCATGGTATTGGCTGAGCCGTTAGAAGCGTTGCACCGCAGTTCCCCTAAAATTTTTGAGGCACTAAGCAGCTGTTTATCGTTAAAAGTGGGGCGTCGGCCTGAGTCCTACCTTCCAGCCTCCATGGTTCGACTGTGCGACAACCTGTCTATGGAGGTTTGTCATTGGCGCACGGCTTTTACAGACGTGCCCCCCCATCATTGGTACGCACATTCCGCCATGAACGACCAATGGTATAAGCGGCTCGGATGA
- a CDS encoding site-specific integrase: MGTVNSRDGKLYLDFRYMGVRCREQTSLVDNPTNRQKLSKLMALLEQQMKSGCFDYGHHFPSSPKAEHFQLLAKLSQLKAVGGRMQLAAFANLWLAEKKVEWRPSQVETVEGILRCHLIPALGNSMIVAITKTDILGFRTRLCEVDAATSKSLSASRINHIMTYLRLILSDAAERFGFENPWRNIKALPMPRSDIQPFSLDEVCRIIEAVRSDFRSYYIVRFFTGMRTGEIDGLTWENVDFANQLIHIRQSLVRGTLGPTKTQGSCRAIAMSQPVYEALLVQRQQTGTMSKFVFCNKRAEALNHQNVTKRIWYPLLADLKLEKRNPYQTRHTAATLWLAAGESPEWIARQLGHANTSMLFRVYSRYVPNLLGQDGAAFESLIRKGQGPKGGDSK; the protein is encoded by the coding sequence ATGGGAACAGTGAATAGCCGTGATGGCAAACTATACCTGGATTTTCGCTACATGGGCGTGCGCTGCAGAGAGCAAACCAGCCTTGTCGATAATCCTACTAACAGGCAGAAACTCAGCAAATTGATGGCTCTGCTTGAACAACAAATGAAAAGCGGCTGTTTTGATTATGGGCACCATTTTCCTAGTAGCCCCAAGGCAGAGCATTTCCAGCTGCTCGCTAAACTCAGCCAGCTTAAGGCTGTCGGTGGGCGAATGCAGCTTGCCGCATTTGCCAACCTTTGGTTAGCGGAAAAGAAAGTGGAGTGGAGGCCCAGTCAGGTTGAGACGGTTGAAGGGATTCTCAGGTGCCATCTGATCCCTGCGTTAGGTAATAGCATGATTGTCGCGATCACTAAGACAGATATTCTTGGATTTCGCACACGGTTATGCGAAGTCGATGCTGCTACTTCGAAATCATTATCGGCCTCGCGCATTAATCACATCATGACATATCTACGCCTAATTCTGAGTGATGCCGCTGAGCGTTTTGGTTTTGAAAACCCTTGGCGGAATATCAAGGCTTTGCCAATGCCTCGAAGTGACATTCAACCATTTTCGCTTGATGAGGTCTGCCGCATTATAGAGGCGGTAAGAAGCGATTTTCGCTCCTACTATATCGTTCGATTTTTTACTGGCATGCGAACCGGTGAAATCGATGGCTTGACGTGGGAAAACGTTGATTTCGCTAACCAGTTAATTCACATCCGTCAGTCATTGGTTCGGGGGACTCTTGGTCCCACAAAAACACAGGGTTCATGCAGGGCAATTGCAATGAGTCAGCCAGTATATGAAGCGCTGCTGGTTCAGCGGCAGCAAACTGGGACCATGAGCAAATTTGTCTTTTGCAATAAGCGTGCTGAAGCATTGAATCATCAAAATGTCACCAAACGCATCTGGTACCCACTATTGGCAGACCTGAAGCTCGAAAAGCGTAATCCTTACCAGACACGGCATACCGCGGCGACCCTCTGGCTGGCTGCCGGCGAGAGTCCAGAATGGATTGCCAGACAATTAGGACACGCAAATACCAGCATGCTTTTCAGAGTCTACTCACGGTATGTGCCCAATTTACTTGGACAAGATGGTGCAGCGTTTGAAAGTTTAATCCGCAAGGGACAGGGGCCGAAAGGGGGGGATTCAAAATGA
- a CDS encoding helix-turn-helix domain-containing protein, with translation MIRILLIKLLDEKAFKEKRRITLSEVSEKTGISRATLTRIANVPGNVTNTDTINALCKYFECQPGELLVYVGDENDSYR, from the coding sequence ATGATAAGAATCCTTCTCATCAAGTTACTTGATGAAAAAGCGTTCAAGGAAAAGCGCCGGATAACCCTGTCTGAAGTAAGTGAAAAGACAGGTATCAGCCGTGCCACTTTGACACGCATAGCCAACGTGCCAGGCAATGTCACCAACACTGATACCATCAACGCACTGTGTAAGTATTTCGAATGTCAGCCTGGAGAGCTATTGGTTTATGTTGGGGATGAAAACGATAGTTATAGATAA
- a CDS encoding IS256 family transposase, with the protein MPISDELIAQLLEGCSSPDDILGEDGLLKQLTKKVAERALEVEMDAHLGYAKHGPSGKISGNSRNGKTHKSVRSLHGEMELEVPRDRNGTFEPKLVRKSEKQLNGFDERIISLYARGMTTRDIQAHFQEAYGVEVSPTFISQVTNAVMDEVAAWQSRPLDSVYPIVYLYALVVRSRDSGALENKHVYLALGINLDGEKELLGLWMAQTEGAKFWLSVVTELKNRGFQDILIAGVDGLKGFPEAIEAIYPQTQNQLCIVHQVRYSLRYVSWKQRKEVAADLRTIYAASTLDEAERALDAFAQKWDHEQPTISRSWRANWERLSVFFDYPPHIRKVIYTTNAIESLNASLRKVTKTRRSFPNDKSVMKVLYLALHQIAKKWTMPIRDWQQAMSQFTILFGDRISQ; encoded by the coding sequence ATGCCAATATCAGACGAGCTTATTGCTCAACTCCTTGAGGGCTGTTCAAGCCCTGACGACATCCTCGGTGAGGATGGTCTTCTGAAACAACTCACCAAAAAGGTGGCCGAGCGTGCGTTGGAAGTCGAGATGGATGCGCATCTCGGCTATGCCAAACATGGGCCATCAGGCAAAATTTCAGGCAACTCGCGTAACGGGAAAACCCACAAGTCTGTTCGCAGTCTCCATGGCGAAATGGAGCTTGAGGTCCCACGCGACCGCAACGGCACCTTTGAGCCAAAGCTGGTTCGTAAAAGCGAGAAGCAACTCAATGGGTTCGATGAGCGCATCATCTCGCTTTACGCCCGAGGGATGACGACCCGTGACATCCAGGCGCACTTCCAGGAAGCCTATGGTGTTGAAGTTTCGCCAACTTTCATATCACAGGTGACCAATGCCGTCATGGATGAGGTGGCTGCCTGGCAAAGCCGCCCGCTGGATAGTGTTTACCCGATTGTCTATCTCTATGCCCTGGTGGTGCGTAGCCGCGATAGCGGCGCGCTAGAGAACAAACACGTCTATCTTGCGCTCGGGATAAACCTCGATGGAGAGAAAGAACTGCTGGGCTTATGGATGGCTCAGACAGAAGGTGCCAAATTCTGGCTCTCAGTGGTAACGGAGCTTAAAAACAGAGGCTTTCAGGATATTCTGATAGCCGGTGTTGACGGTCTGAAGGGCTTCCCGGAAGCGATAGAAGCCATTTATCCGCAGACTCAGAACCAGCTTTGTATTGTTCATCAGGTGCGCTACTCACTGCGCTATGTCAGTTGGAAACAGCGCAAGGAAGTCGCAGCCGATCTTCGCACTATTTACGCCGCCTCGACACTGGATGAGGCCGAGCGGGCGCTGGATGCCTTTGCACAGAAATGGGACCATGAACAGCCCACCATCAGCCGTTCGTGGCGGGCTAACTGGGAGCGTCTGAGTGTGTTCTTCGACTATCCGCCGCACATCCGCAAAGTCATCTACACGACCAATGCGATAGAGTCACTGAATGCTTCGCTGCGGAAGGTAACCAAAACACGGCGTTCATTCCCGAACGATAAATCGGTGATGAAAGTGCTGTATTTGGCCTTGCATCAGATAGCGAAGAAGTGGACGATGCCGATACGGGATTGGCAGCAGGCAATGAGCCAGTTTACGATCCTGTTCGGTGACCGAATATCACAGTGA
- a CDS encoding S8 family serine peptidase — protein sequence MRKSIIALSVTTVILAGCGDNNTTPEPVNTAPISKDVTFDARQSIRLKGMLDGKDAEGGISFSLVEPNEIKLGALKIEDTSIGSFSYLANAMEGSEIVQFKVSDGKSESISTLTIHISEGDPLFEHQWHLRNNGQNAFAKNRGKAGEDMNVSEAVASGITGKGIIVAVVDDGLEVSHPDLKNNVIPGGSYNLITGTIDPTPFADSAAHGTSVAGIIAAEGWNDVGGRGVAPQAGLIGFNFLDRDPTGKVKSVQTFENFAKSHGASAYSDRARVFNQSYGYSVPFPHSFDEDENEVYAEITTDSFDGKGSIFVKSAGNGYNYYRSLGTFWLPGDFFSAPKEGKAPNHGLPFHNSNMSTDNANVYNLVVSAINAEGKRSSYSSVGSNLFVTAPGGEYGVNSPAIVTTDRVGCDKGSSTAKERPSTPFDGGLHPLNLECDYRSTMNGTSSAAPNTSGAVAMIMSANPTLSWRDVRHILAATSTKVDADVAARTVAIGEERDAPLYEAISGWQENAAGYHFHNEYGFGRVDVSAAVAMAKEYKAELGDYLLTEWVTSEKDLDKAIPDASLTGVSDSLAFEEDLVVEAVQIELTATHLRLPDLAVELISPAGTRSVLMTPYNGMVYQGAMDVSDPDDLVAGYDATPMLSNAFYGESAKGEWTIKLVDVNSGEYRFLKYDKGYISIPNESNGMLKGWSIRFHGHKAKVAS from the coding sequence ATGCGAAAGTCTATAATTGCGCTTAGCGTCACAACCGTTATATTGGCTGGCTGTGGGGACAATAACACCACACCAGAGCCAGTAAATACAGCTCCCATAAGCAAGGACGTTACCTTTGACGCTCGTCAGTCAATTCGCTTAAAAGGAATGCTGGACGGAAAAGATGCCGAAGGCGGGATCAGTTTTTCTCTTGTTGAACCGAACGAGATCAAGCTGGGAGCGTTAAAAATTGAAGATACCAGTATAGGTAGTTTCAGCTATCTCGCCAATGCGATGGAGGGCTCTGAGATTGTGCAATTTAAAGTCAGCGATGGCAAAAGCGAGTCAATCTCAACGTTAACAATACATATCAGTGAGGGAGATCCGCTGTTCGAACACCAGTGGCATTTAAGAAATAACGGTCAAAATGCATTTGCCAAAAACAGAGGGAAGGCTGGTGAGGATATGAACGTGAGTGAAGCCGTTGCAAGCGGCATAACCGGTAAGGGCATTATCGTTGCCGTAGTCGATGACGGTTTAGAGGTAAGTCATCCAGATCTGAAAAACAATGTAATCCCTGGCGGCTCATACAATCTAATAACCGGCACTATAGACCCTACGCCTTTTGCCGATAGTGCCGCACATGGTACTTCGGTGGCTGGCATTATTGCAGCAGAAGGTTGGAATGACGTCGGTGGTCGTGGTGTTGCACCTCAAGCAGGTTTGATTGGGTTTAACTTTCTTGACCGGGATCCCACAGGCAAGGTTAAAAGCGTGCAGACATTTGAAAATTTCGCCAAATCGCATGGGGCAAGTGCTTACAGTGACCGTGCGCGGGTATTCAACCAAAGCTACGGTTACTCGGTACCCTTCCCTCATAGCTTTGATGAGGACGAAAATGAGGTCTATGCCGAAATCACCACAGACAGCTTTGATGGAAAAGGAAGTATTTTTGTGAAGTCGGCCGGTAATGGCTACAACTACTATCGTTCACTCGGTACCTTCTGGCTACCAGGGGACTTTTTCAGTGCCCCGAAAGAAGGTAAAGCACCAAACCATGGCCTTCCTTTCCATAATTCAAACATGTCGACCGACAATGCCAACGTTTACAACCTTGTCGTTTCAGCTATTAACGCTGAAGGTAAACGATCGAGTTATTCCTCTGTGGGCTCCAATTTGTTTGTTACTGCACCAGGTGGCGAGTACGGTGTTAACAGTCCAGCTATTGTGACTACTGATCGTGTCGGTTGTGATAAGGGAAGTTCAACTGCTAAGGAGCGTCCATCTACGCCTTTTGATGGTGGTTTGCATCCGCTTAACCTTGAGTGTGACTACCGCTCAACCATGAATGGAACCTCCTCTGCTGCGCCAAACACCAGTGGTGCAGTTGCCATGATCATGAGCGCTAATCCGACTTTGAGTTGGCGGGATGTTCGTCATATCCTCGCCGCGACCTCCACCAAGGTTGATGCCGATGTGGCCGCTAGAACTGTTGCTATCGGTGAAGAGCGCGATGCGCCACTGTACGAAGCCATTTCGGGTTGGCAGGAAAATGCCGCTGGTTATCACTTCCATAATGAATACGGCTTTGGCCGAGTTGATGTGAGTGCTGCAGTGGCAATGGCTAAGGAATATAAAGCCGAACTGGGCGATTACCTGCTCACTGAGTGGGTTACAAGCGAAAAAGATCTCGACAAGGCTATTCCTGATGCAAGTCTCACTGGAGTGTCTGATTCACTGGCATTTGAAGAAGATCTGGTTGTTGAAGCCGTTCAGATTGAGCTGACAGCTACCCATTTACGTTTGCCGGATCTGGCTGTGGAGTTGATTTCTCCAGCAGGTACCCGCAGTGTGTTGATGACACCATACAATGGCATGGTGTATCAAGGGGCAATGGATGTAAGTGATCCGGACGATCTGGTGGCCGGTTATGATGCAACTCCTATGTTGTCGAATGCCTTCTATGGTGAGTCAGCGAAGGGCGAGTGGACCATCAAGCTAGTTGATGTGAACAGCGGTGAATACCGGTTCCTTAAATACGACAAGGGCTATATCAGTATTCCCAACGAAAGCAACGGAATGCTGAAAGGGTGGTCTATTCGTTTTCATGGCCACAAGGCCAAGGTAGCCTCTTAA
- a CDS encoding ISAs1 family transposase, with protein MNLLEHLTVVEETRSEVNQRHDLVDVMFLVLSAIMSGAEGWQDIQTYGDHKLPWLRKFRPFEHGIPRRHTIARILRTVVAESLLEALLNWVNEQRASIGKPVIAFDGKVLRGSYRNDSKTALQLVTAYDTENGLVLSQKPTQTKNGEISVVRQMLDVLNLKGAVITLDALHCQRETLEKISEKKAHVVVQVKNNQPALWEAVQSQFQTVFDAKKEKVVTEIKQEAHGRKEERYVFQLKAKLPEKLAERWPTIRSIVAVERHRSQNGKTTTDTSYYVSSLSPRHKLLGHYIRQHWRIENSQHYVLDVVFKEDDSRIALEGAVENVALFRRFVMNMLRQCDCGAPSQRNKLKQAGWCDDYRERVFFG; from the coding sequence ATGAACTTGCTCGAACACCTGACCGTTGTAGAAGAAACCCGCTCTGAAGTTAATCAAAGGCATGACCTTGTGGATGTCATGTTCCTCGTACTAAGCGCCATCATGTCAGGTGCCGAGGGCTGGCAGGATATTCAAACTTACGGTGACCATAAACTGCCATGGCTGCGAAAATTTCGCCCGTTTGAGCATGGTATTCCCCGAAGACACACTATTGCGCGGATCCTTCGTACCGTGGTCGCGGAGTCATTGCTCGAAGCGCTGCTGAATTGGGTGAATGAACAGCGAGCCAGCATCGGTAAACCCGTAATAGCTTTTGACGGCAAGGTGCTCAGAGGCTCTTACCGCAATGACTCCAAAACGGCGTTGCAGTTGGTTACAGCCTACGACACCGAAAACGGATTGGTCCTTAGCCAAAAGCCAACCCAAACCAAGAACGGTGAAATCAGCGTGGTTCGGCAGATGCTTGATGTTCTTAACCTGAAAGGCGCGGTGATCACACTTGATGCCTTGCACTGCCAGCGCGAAACGCTGGAGAAAATCAGCGAAAAGAAGGCTCACGTTGTTGTTCAGGTCAAAAATAACCAGCCTGCTCTTTGGGAGGCTGTTCAGTCGCAGTTTCAGACTGTTTTCGATGCGAAGAAAGAGAAAGTTGTCACCGAAATCAAACAAGAAGCCCATGGCCGAAAAGAAGAGCGCTACGTTTTCCAACTGAAGGCAAAGCTGCCTGAAAAGCTTGCAGAAAGATGGCCAACAATCCGAAGCATCGTCGCTGTGGAACGACATCGCTCGCAGAATGGTAAGACAACGACAGATACCAGCTACTACGTGAGCTCGCTATCACCACGGCATAAATTGCTTGGTCATTACATCCGTCAGCACTGGCGGATTGAAAACAGTCAGCATTACGTGCTGGATGTAGTTTTCAAAGAAGACGACTCACGGATAGCACTTGAAGGGGCTGTCGAAAACGTAGCCCTGTTCCGCCGCTTCGTCATGAATATGCTACGGCAATGTGACTGTGGCGCCCCGAGCCAGAGAAACAAGCTAAAACAGGCTGGCTGGTGCGACGATTATCGGGAAAGAGTGTTCTTTGGTTAG
- a CDS encoding IS3 family transposase (programmed frameshift), giving the protein MTRKRRSFTPEFKLEAASLVLDQGYSIPEACRSLDIGESALRRWVSQLEAERGGATPMSKALTPEQQKIQELEARSNRLEREKAILKKATGSLNAGRTRTYALIDQLGEQEAVELVCGAFDIPPSSFYDYLHRKHLLNVQQLHQRSEIKRLFTESRSSAGSRTLMSMLRELGHQVGRYRVRRVMRELGLTCKQPGSHAYKTASVERPDIPNRLNRDFTPTTPNVSWCGDITYVWAGSRWCYLATVMNLYSRRVVGWALSDKPDAELAVRALDMAYEQRGKPQRLMFHSDQGCQYSSRVFRQRLWRYRITQSMSRRGNCWDNAPMERLFRSLKSEWIPATGYSSMIEARKDISEYLMQYYNRQRPHQHNGGVAPVDAENRLNLLSGIS; this is encoded by the exons ATGACCAGAAAAAGACGTTCCTTTACTCCAGAGTTCAAACTTGAGGCTGCCAGTTTAGTGCTCGACCAAGGTTATTCTATCCCCGAGGCCTGCCGTTCACTCGATATCGGGGAGTCAGCACTCAGACGCTGGGTTAGTCAGTTGGAAGCCGAGCGTGGCGGCGCAACACCTATGAGTAAAGCCTTGACGCCTGAGCAGCAAAAGATCCAGGAACTAGAGGCCAGGAGCAATCGCCTTGAACGAGAGAAAGCCATTCTAAAAAAGGCAACCG GCTCTCTTAATGCAGGACGAACTCGAACGTACGCGCTGATAGACCAATTGGGAGAGCAAGAGGCGGTGGAATTGGTCTGTGGGGCGTTCGATATCCCGCCATCCAGCTTTTATGATTACCTGCATCGCAAACACTTGCTTAATGTGCAGCAACTTCATCAACGTAGTGAAATCAAGCGTTTATTCACTGAGAGTCGTTCTTCCGCAGGAAGTCGGACTTTAATGTCAATGCTGCGAGAGCTGGGGCATCAGGTTGGCCGTTATCGAGTGCGGCGCGTTATGAGAGAGTTGGGGCTGACATGCAAACAACCCGGTTCTCACGCTTACAAAACTGCCTCGGTTGAGCGGCCTGATATCCCTAATCGGCTAAATAGGGACTTTACGCCAACGACCCCGAATGTGTCGTGGTGCGGTGATATTACCTACGTCTGGGCAGGTAGCCGCTGGTGCTATCTGGCAACGGTCATGAACCTATACAGTCGCCGTGTTGTTGGCTGGGCGCTATCAGATAAACCTGACGCAGAATTAGCCGTTAGGGCACTGGATATGGCGTATGAGCAAAGAGGCAAGCCTCAACGGCTGATGTTTCACTCAGACCAGGGATGCCAGTACAGTAGCCGTGTATTCCGGCAACGACTATGGCGCTACCGTATCACTCAAAGTATGAGTCGTCGGGGAAACTGCTGGGATAACGCTCCGATGGAAAGGCTCTTTCGCAGTCTGAAATCAGAATGGATCCCAGCGACAGGGTACTCATCAATGATTGAGGCCAGGAAAGACATCAGCGAATACTTGATGCAATACTACAATCGGCAACGCCCACATCAACACAATGGTGGCGTTGCACCTGTTGATGCCGAGAATCGGCTTAACTTACTGTCCGGAATTAGTTGA
- a CDS encoding toxin-antitoxin system YwqK family antitoxin, producing the protein MNLATTLVSQINGTLLSRAAASFFGIFLISGCCESPQLPVDEQALTPIDCSRLQVYGIWVEKDCLEGYRGEPFSGIKTTGQPEGFFSATQYYQGKRHGFSFSADGSRILSHAWYRQGVREGVQLDYHVESQRLKRQAIYRGGETQAVTLFNEQGIIERYWRLEGDEIIESITYEQGLPWTHLFYQDGEQRERLRRYFPDGSLATDALFRKKDIKRLSEITFYASGKMKTRYTYDRVANLAAQQTYWPNGRLQSEQQYGFDPLIVLHGEQRSYCLSTGALEELAHYEMGREQGWFEWYHCNGQLMKAKHYRQGVMVDTQVDTLNESGQLVKRELFDDKGKRLEVFYVNHAGELIPF; encoded by the coding sequence ATGAATTTAGCCACAACACTTGTTTCCCAAATCAATGGGACTCTATTAAGTCGAGCCGCTGCGTCTTTTTTTGGTATTTTCCTGATATCCGGTTGCTGTGAGTCGCCACAGCTGCCCGTGGATGAGCAGGCGCTGACGCCCATCGATTGCAGCAGACTGCAAGTCTATGGGATTTGGGTCGAGAAGGATTGTCTGGAAGGCTATCGCGGCGAGCCCTTTAGTGGCATCAAGACCACGGGCCAGCCGGAGGGCTTCTTCAGTGCCACTCAGTATTATCAGGGCAAGCGTCACGGCTTTAGCTTCTCGGCAGATGGTAGTCGTATCTTGTCCCATGCCTGGTATCGCCAGGGGGTAAGAGAGGGAGTGCAGCTGGATTATCATGTAGAAAGCCAGCGGCTTAAACGTCAGGCAATCTATCGAGGCGGTGAGACTCAGGCGGTAACCTTGTTTAATGAGCAAGGCATTATTGAGAGATACTGGCGCTTGGAGGGAGATGAGATAATCGAGTCCATCACCTATGAGCAGGGGCTTCCCTGGACACACCTCTTCTATCAAGATGGCGAACAGCGAGAGCGCCTGCGTCGCTATTTCCCCGACGGCAGCCTGGCTACCGACGCCCTGTTTCGTAAAAAGGATATTAAGCGCCTGAGCGAAATTACTTTCTATGCCAGCGGCAAGATGAAGACCCGCTATACCTATGACAGGGTAGCAAACCTGGCCGCGCAGCAGACCTATTGGCCAAACGGTCGCCTACAGTCTGAGCAGCAATACGGCTTCGACCCACTCATAGTGCTCCATGGTGAGCAGCGCAGTTACTGTCTGTCCACTGGTGCGCTTGAGGAACTAGCTCACTACGAGATGGGGCGCGAACAGGGGTGGTTTGAGTGGTATCACTGTAATGGTCAGCTGATGAAGGCCAAGCATTATCGTCAGGGGGTCATGGTGGATACTCAAGTTGATACCCTTAATGAGTCGGGGCAGTTGGTTAAACGTGAGTTGTTTGATGACAAGGGAAAACGGCTTGAGGTCTTTTATGTTAATCACGCAGGGGAGCTAATACCGTTTTAA
- a CDS encoding transposase, translating into MPRPRYTQVSLEDTPFYHCISRCVRRAFLCGVDDYSGKSYEHRRDWVESRLLELGAVFAIDLCAYAVMSNHLHLVLRVDAVTANRWSLEEVLTRWQQLFGGTLLVKRFLAGQPLSEIERLSLQQTAEVYRERLMDISWFMRSLNEPIARQANREDGCKGRFWEGRFKSQALLDETAVLACMAYVDLNPIRAGIAPTPEQSDFTSVQRRIKAAIQGEQAPELMPFVGNERRNMPEGLHFSAQDYMQLVEDTGRLLRDDKRGSISASTQAMLSRLNICPDNWLKLSKDFTRLFKGPVGTLEELSLYCEHLSRRRRQGAANCQKWLC; encoded by the coding sequence ATGCCACGGCCAAGGTATACGCAGGTGAGTCTGGAAGACACGCCTTTCTATCACTGCATTAGTCGCTGCGTGCGGCGGGCATTTTTGTGCGGCGTGGACGATTACAGCGGCAAAAGCTATGAACATCGGCGGGATTGGGTCGAGTCCCGTTTGCTGGAGCTTGGTGCTGTGTTTGCGATTGACCTGTGCGCTTATGCGGTAATGTCCAACCATTTGCATCTGGTGCTTCGGGTCGATGCTGTCACGGCAAATCGCTGGTCTTTAGAAGAAGTGCTGACCCGTTGGCAGCAACTCTTTGGCGGTACTTTATTGGTAAAGCGGTTTCTGGCCGGTCAGCCGTTATCCGAGATTGAGCGGCTGAGTCTGCAGCAAACGGCGGAAGTATACCGCGAGCGATTGATGGATATCAGTTGGTTTATGCGGTCATTGAACGAGCCCATAGCCCGACAAGCCAATCGCGAAGATGGCTGTAAAGGCCGATTTTGGGAAGGGCGGTTTAAGTCTCAGGCGTTACTGGATGAAACAGCGGTGCTGGCGTGCATGGCTTACGTGGATTTGAATCCCATCAGAGCAGGCATTGCACCAACTCCGGAGCAATCCGACTTCACAAGCGTGCAGCGGCGTATCAAGGCGGCCATTCAGGGTGAGCAAGCACCAGAGCTGATGCCCTTTGTCGGCAATGAGCGGCGTAATATGCCGGAAGGCTTGCACTTCAGTGCCCAGGACTACATGCAATTGGTTGAAGATACCGGCAGGCTTTTGCGCGATGACAAGCGTGGCAGTATCAGCGCATCCACCCAAGCGATGCTGAGCCGCCTTAACATTTGCCCTGACAATTGGCTTAAGCTGTCCAAAGATTTCACCCGTCTGTTTAAAGGGCCGGTGGGCACATTGGAAGAGCTTAGCCTGTACTGTGAACACTTAAGCCGACGCCGACGACAAGGTGCAGCCAACTGCCAAAAGTGGCTTTGCTGA